A stretch of the Nosocomiicoccus ampullae genome encodes the following:
- the walK gene encoding cell wall metabolism sensor histidine kinase WalK, with protein MFKEWSRNVKSLQVKLVVIYVLLIIIGMQIIGLYFTNVLERDLTNNFKSNIESQIDLIESRIVELDSEYDTNRSKFQQEVQKVIDDYGNRLDINEIRYVNNDQILLATSKITNEGTVNARVNIKDLNDALETGVQNDEIFVNRADDNKRVWLVNSPVVSHDKIIGAIYVESNIETVYSQLEKINNTFIIATAISLIITTVLGIFVARTITKPIISMRNQALLMSEGNYTSRVQIYSDDEIGQLAESFNILSKRVQEAQANTESEKNRLDSVITHMSDGIISSDRRGGIRLANDTALYMLDVDYEDILNKNMITTLGLEDELELSDILSDRDTSHLIFLESKEGNRIIRVNFSAIVKDTGFVSGFIAVMHDVTEQEEFERERREFVANVSHELRTPLTSMHSYIEALEDGAWQDEEIAPRFLKVTREETERMSRLVEDLLQLSRMDSEVEEINKEVVNFNMFLENIIERFTITFKDEVIFTKNIPNKPIYAEIAIDKMMQVLDNVITNAIKYQTRTPKKVEFHLQENTLYNRMTLRIKDHGLGIPGKNVNQIFDRFYRIDKSRTRQMGGTGLGLAISKEIVEAHDGKIWANSIEGEGTTIFINLPYLDIEEDEWDA; from the coding sequence ATGTTTAAAGAATGGAGTCGAAATGTTAAATCTCTCCAAGTTAAACTTGTCGTCATATATGTCTTACTCATCATTATTGGTATGCAAATTATCGGTCTCTACTTTACAAATGTATTAGAAAGAGACTTAACAAATAATTTTAAAAGCAATATTGAATCACAAATTGATCTAATTGAAAGTCGCATCGTCGAGCTAGATAGTGAGTACGATACGAATCGTAGTAAGTTTCAGCAAGAAGTTCAAAAAGTTATCGATGACTATGGAAATAGACTCGATATTAATGAAATTCGATATGTAAATAACGATCAAATACTACTTGCAACGAGTAAAATCACAAACGAAGGAACAGTAAATGCTCGGGTAAATATAAAAGATTTAAACGACGCATTAGAAACTGGTGTTCAAAACGATGAAATCTTCGTAAATCGAGCGGATGATAATAAGCGTGTTTGGCTTGTGAACTCTCCAGTCGTTTCACACGATAAGATTATCGGTGCAATTTACGTCGAATCAAATATCGAAACAGTCTATTCACAACTTGAAAAGATTAACAATACATTTATTATCGCGACTGCGATTTCTTTAATTATTACGACAGTACTCGGTATATTTGTTGCACGTACAATTACTAAACCAATCATTAGTATGAGAAACCAAGCGCTACTGATGTCTGAAGGAAACTATACATCTAGAGTACAAATTTATAGTGATGATGAGATCGGTCAACTCGCGGAGTCATTTAATATACTTTCTAAACGTGTTCAAGAGGCACAAGCTAATACTGAAAGTGAAAAAAACCGTCTCGACTCAGTAATTACACATATGTCAGACGGAATTATTTCATCAGATAGACGTGGAGGTATTAGACTCGCAAACGACACAGCGTTATACATGTTAGACGTAGATTACGAAGATATATTAAACAAAAATATGATTACAACACTCGGCTTAGAAGACGAATTAGAACTCTCTGACATCTTAAGTGATAGAGACACATCTCATTTAATTTTCTTAGAATCTAAAGAAGGGAACCGTATCATTAGAGTGAATTTTAGCGCTATAGTAAAAGATACGGGATTCGTTAGTGGATTCATTGCGGTAATGCATGACGTTACAGAGCAAGAAGAATTTGAAAGAGAACGTAGAGAATTCGTTGCGAACGTTTCACATGAGCTTCGCACCCCACTTACATCAATGCATAGTTATATCGAAGCATTAGAAGACGGTGCGTGGCAAGATGAAGAAATTGCACCTAGATTTTTAAAAGTAACACGTGAAGAAACTGAGCGTATGTCTAGACTTGTTGAAGACTTACTTCAATTATCACGTATGGATAGTGAAGTTGAAGAAATCAATAAAGAAGTTGTGAACTTCAATATGTTCTTAGAAAATATTATTGAAAGATTTACAATTACGTTTAAAGACGAAGTTATATTTACGAAAAATATTCCAAATAAACCAATATATGCTGAAATTGCGATTGATAAGATGATGCAAGTACTAGATAACGTTATAACTAACGCTATTAAATATCAGACAAGAACACCGAAAAAGGTTGAATTTCATTTACAAGAAAATACATTATATAACCGAATGACTTTACGTATTAAAGACCACGGATTAGGAATTCCAGGTAAAAATGTGAACCAAATATTTGATAGATTCTATAGAATCGACAAATCACGTACACGACAAATGGGTGGTACAGGACTCGGACTTGCGATATCTAAAGAAATTGTAGAAGCACATGACGGTAAAATATGGGCAAATAGTATCGAAGGAGAAGGTACGACAATATTCATAAACTTACCTTATTTAGATATTGAAGAGGATGAGTGGGATGCTTAA
- a CDS encoding ABC transporter ATP-binding protein encodes MVKVLSKPLLEVNHLKKYFNSKSNEVRAVDDVSFTIKPGETLGLVGESGCGKSTTGRTIINLYEPTGGEVIFDGKDVTKLNKKEMKQFYQNMQMIFQDPYASLNPRMTVKEILSEGYDIHGLYKNKKERNEQINYLLESVGLNKEHASRYPHEFSGGQRQRIGIARALSFDPKLIIADEPISALDVSIQAQVVNMMKEIQKERGLSYLFIAHDLSMVKYISDRIAVMYKGKLLEIGEADDLYNNPIHPYTKSLLSAVPQPDPESEKTRQRISYKHIEYSAEEEKDLKLRDFGDEHLVYCTSKEYEKWSTLKPTV; translated from the coding sequence ATGGTGAAAGTGTTGAGTAAACCATTACTTGAAGTGAACCACTTAAAAAAATACTTTAATTCTAAGAGTAACGAAGTTCGAGCAGTCGACGACGTATCGTTTACAATTAAACCTGGAGAGACTCTCGGTTTAGTTGGAGAATCTGGATGTGGTAAATCAACTACTGGTCGTACGATTATCAACTTATACGAACCGACTGGTGGCGAAGTTATCTTTGACGGTAAAGATGTAACAAAGCTAAATAAAAAAGAGATGAAGCAATTTTATCAGAACATGCAGATGATCTTCCAAGATCCTTATGCGTCATTAAACCCGCGTATGACAGTTAAAGAAATTTTAAGTGAAGGTTACGATATTCATGGACTGTATAAAAATAAAAAAGAACGCAATGAACAAATCAACTACCTACTTGAATCTGTTGGTTTGAACAAAGAACACGCGTCGAGATATCCACACGAATTCTCAGGCGGACAACGTCAACGTATTGGTATCGCACGTGCGTTATCATTTGACCCGAAACTTATCATCGCAGACGAGCCGATTTCAGCACTCGACGTGTCGATTCAAGCACAAGTCGTTAATATGATGAAAGAAATCCAAAAAGAGCGTGGATTATCCTACTTATTCATAGCGCATGACTTATCAATGGTTAAATATATTTCAGATAGAATCGCTGTAATGTATAAAGGTAAATTATTAGAGATTGGTGAAGCGGATGACTTATATAACAATCCTATTCACCCTTACACAAAATCCCTACTCTCTGCGGTTCCACAGCCAGACCCTGAGAGTGAGAAAACTCGTCAACGTATTTCTTATAAACATATTGAATATAGTGCAGAAGAAGAAAAAGATTTAAAACTTAGAGATTTTGGTGACGAACATCTCGTGTACTGCACGTCAAAAGAATATGAAAAATGGTCCACACTTAAACCTACAGTATAA
- a CDS encoding adenylosuccinate synthase: MSGTVVVGTQWGDEGKGKITDFLAEEAKVIARFSGGNNAGHTIQFGGETYKLHLVPSGIFADDKIALIGNGVVIDPLSLIKELDGLEARGINIDNLRISNRANVVLPYHLAQDELEEEARGDNKIGTTKRGIGPCYADKIQRIGIRMADLVNDEVFKKRLKENIEYKNAYLKSMFNHDGFDYEEIYNTYKEAADRLRLYVCDTAKILDDAFQANERVLFEGAQGVMLDIDHGTYPFVTSSNPVAGNVTVGCGVGPTFIEHIVGVCKSYTSRVGDGPFPTELFDEDGHHIREVGREYGTTTGRPRRVGWFDSVVVRHSRRVSGITDLSLNSIDVLSGLDTVKICVAYEIDGKEITEYPATLDELERAKPIYKEYPGWKEDITGVRKLEDLPENALNYLKEIERLCGVKVSIFSVGPDREQTNLLADLWG; encoded by the coding sequence ATGTCTGGAACAGTAGTAGTCGGAACACAATGGGGAGACGAAGGGAAAGGTAAGATTACAGACTTTTTAGCTGAAGAAGCGAAAGTCATCGCACGTTTCTCAGGCGGTAACAACGCAGGTCATACGATTCAATTTGGTGGTGAAACTTATAAATTACACCTAGTACCATCAGGAATTTTCGCTGATGATAAAATCGCGTTAATCGGTAACGGTGTCGTCATCGACCCACTATCACTTATTAAAGAACTCGATGGTTTAGAAGCACGTGGTATTAATATTGATAACTTAAGAATTTCAAACCGTGCAAATGTTGTATTACCATATCACTTAGCACAAGATGAATTAGAAGAAGAAGCACGTGGTGACAACAAAATCGGTACGACAAAACGAGGTATTGGTCCTTGTTACGCTGATAAAATTCAACGTATCGGTATCCGTATGGCAGATTTAGTGAACGATGAAGTGTTTAAAAAACGCCTCAAAGAAAATATTGAATATAAAAATGCGTACTTAAAATCGATGTTTAATCATGATGGTTTTGATTATGAAGAAATTTACAATACATACAAAGAAGCTGCAGATCGTCTGCGCCTATATGTATGTGACACAGCAAAGATTTTAGATGACGCATTTCAAGCGAATGAACGTGTACTATTTGAAGGTGCACAAGGAGTAATGCTAGACATTGATCATGGAACATATCCATTCGTTACTTCATCTAACCCAGTGGCAGGAAATGTTACAGTTGGATGCGGTGTAGGCCCAACGTTCATTGAACATATCGTAGGTGTATGTAAATCATATACATCAAGAGTTGGAGATGGCCCGTTCCCAACTGAATTATTTGATGAAGATGGTCATCATATTCGTGAAGTTGGTCGTGAATATGGTACAACAACAGGACGTCCAAGACGTGTCGGTTGGTTTGACTCAGTCGTTGTGCGTCACTCACGTCGCGTAAGTGGAATTACAGATCTTTCACTAAACTCAATCGACGTATTAAGTGGATTAGACACAGTAAAAATTTGTGTTGCTTACGAAATTGATGGAAAAGAAATTACAGAATATCCTGCAACATTAGACGAACTAGAAAGAGCAAAACCAATTTATAAAGAATACCCAGGTTGGAAAGAAGATATTACAGGTGTACGTAAGTTAGAAGACTTACCAGAAAACGCACTTAATTATCTAAAAGAAATCGAACGCTTATGTGGTGTTAAAGTATCAATATTCTCAGTCGGACCAGACAGAGAACAAACAAACTTACTCGCTGACCTTTGGGGATAA
- a CDS encoding peptide ABC transporter substrate-binding protein: MRNFKALVLLLGLTLVLAACDFGGDSSSSTGEDGEALKELNVSINEDPPAFHPALATDTTSGVILASVFEGLTRLDSDGNPVEGMAENIDVSADGKTYTYTLRDAKWSNGDPVTAEDFEYAWKWALNPENAADYAYQLYYIQGAEEYNLGEGSEEDVKVTAVDDKTLEVELTNPTPFFDELTAFYTYYPVNSKVSEENPDAYKNPNDDNYIGNGPFTLDEFASSDHITLNKNDEYWDKDNVDVDKVNVRMIESEATALKEFDAGNLDYLGAPFNSVDLHALDRFKEADELHVSDMAGTYMITFNTGDDVLQNKHIREALTIAIDREGLIDNVTKGEQAPASGLVPLTMEGFEEQRDYFESNDEEAAKEALQKGLDELGLNSASDVKIKLSYNTSEAHAAIMQYVQQNWVDKLGVDVTLDNSEWQVYLEELKSLNYQAGRYGWVGDFNDPYNFLELYKRKGGNNTTDWENEEYKDLLDKATVETDEATRTELLQDAEEVFMNDYPIAPIYFYTNIAVKSDRVENMEPDPLSNLQLKYVKIKE, encoded by the coding sequence TTGAGAAATTTTAAAGCTTTAGTTTTGTTACTTGGCTTAACGCTTGTGTTAGCAGCGTGTGATTTCGGTGGAGATTCTTCTTCTAGTACAGGAGAAGACGGTGAAGCATTAAAAGAATTAAATGTTTCTATTAATGAAGATCCACCAGCATTCCACCCTGCTTTAGCAACAGACACAACTTCTGGGGTTATTTTAGCGAGTGTATTTGAAGGTTTAACTCGTTTAGATTCAGATGGTAACCCTGTTGAGGGTATGGCTGAAAATATTGACGTATCTGCAGATGGAAAAACTTATACATACACATTACGTGATGCAAAGTGGTCAAACGGTGACCCAGTAACTGCAGAAGATTTTGAATATGCATGGAAATGGGCATTGAATCCTGAAAATGCTGCAGACTATGCATATCAACTGTATTACATTCAAGGGGCAGAAGAATATAACTTAGGGGAAGGTTCAGAAGAAGACGTTAAAGTTACAGCAGTTGACGACAAAACGTTAGAAGTTGAATTAACTAATCCAACACCTTTCTTCGATGAGTTAACAGCGTTCTATACATATTACCCTGTGAACTCAAAAGTTTCAGAAGAAAATCCGGATGCATACAAAAATCCTAACGATGACAACTATATCGGTAACGGACCATTTACATTAGATGAGTTTGCTTCATCAGATCACATTACTCTAAATAAAAACGATGAGTATTGGGACAAAGACAACGTAGATGTAGATAAAGTAAACGTTCGTATGATTGAAAGTGAAGCAACAGCACTTAAAGAGTTTGATGCTGGTAACTTAGACTACCTAGGCGCACCGTTTAACTCAGTGGATTTACACGCATTAGACCGCTTCAAAGAAGCAGATGAGTTACACGTTTCAGACATGGCTGGAACATACATGATTACATTTAACACTGGAGATGATGTTCTTCAAAACAAACACATCCGTGAAGCATTAACAATCGCAATTGACAGAGAAGGTTTAATTGATAATGTTACTAAAGGTGAACAAGCACCAGCTTCGGGATTAGTTCCATTAACAATGGAAGGATTTGAAGAACAAAGAGACTACTTCGAGTCAAATGACGAAGAAGCAGCAAAAGAAGCACTACAAAAAGGTTTAGATGAATTAGGCTTAAACAGCGCATCTGACGTAAAAATTAAATTATCATACAACACGAGTGAAGCACACGCTGCAATTATGCAGTACGTCCAACAAAACTGGGTAGACAAACTTGGAGTTGATGTTACGTTAGACAACTCTGAGTGGCAAGTTTACTTAGAAGAGCTTAAGAGCTTAAATTATCAAGCTGGTCGTTACGGCTGGGTTGGAGACTTTAACGATCCGTACAACTTCTTAGAATTATACAAACGTAAAGGCGGAAATAATACAACTGATTGGGAAAATGAAGAGTACAAAGACCTACTCGACAAAGCAACAGTTGAAACAGATGAGGCAACACGTACAGAGTTACTACAAGATGCGGAAGAAGTATTCATGAACGATTATCCAATCGCTCCAATCTACTTCTATACAAACATTGCAGTAAAATCTGACCGCGTGGAAAACATGGAACCAGATCCACTCAGTAACTTACAACTTAAGTACGTGAAGATTAAAGAATAA
- the dnaB gene encoding replicative DNA helicase: MENNSNFPRQMPHSTDAEQALLGAILIDPEIFLDVETTVDVEDFYERSHQMIFTSMQDLTKESKKISPLHLMEDFKSKNIVNDIGGLSYLTKLFDMSPTSSNWEEYAEIIQRNSLRRTIIKKAERLSTDSFNAETDIEDLIAEAETSMLDIEQNKRRDSFKTMKDVVVQIFTELDEQSGKDNTGVTGIPTGYRQLDKMTSGLQPNDLIIIAARPSMGKTAFALNIAENVGMSSANDYTVAIFSLEMGAEQLATRMISSVGHIDSASLRNRQLNQEEWDNLAHVTGKLSDTNIFIDDTPGIRVNEIRSKCIKLKAQHGLDLIIIDYLQLIQGTGRNRGENRQQEVSEISRMLKALAREMECPVIALSQLSRSVESRQDKRPMMSDLRESGSIEQDADIVSFLYRDDYYNRGEGEDDEGTQSTQDEIEIILAKHRNGPTGTVKLMFNKQHSNFIDLAVENYEEGYIPPEIP, from the coding sequence ATGGAAAATAACAGTAATTTTCCGCGTCAAATGCCGCATAGTACCGACGCAGAGCAAGCTCTGCTCGGTGCTATTTTAATTGACCCAGAAATATTTTTAGATGTTGAAACGACTGTTGATGTTGAAGACTTTTACGAGCGCTCACACCAAATGATTTTTACGAGTATGCAAGATTTAACAAAAGAAAGTAAAAAGATTAGTCCGCTTCATTTAATGGAAGATTTTAAATCAAAAAATATCGTTAATGATATTGGAGGATTATCATACCTTACAAAATTATTTGATATGTCCCCGACTTCTTCAAATTGGGAAGAGTATGCTGAAATCATTCAGAGAAACTCACTCAGACGCACGATTATTAAAAAAGCAGAGCGTTTATCTACAGATAGTTTTAACGCTGAAACAGATATCGAAGACTTAATTGCAGAAGCGGAAACATCAATGCTTGATATCGAGCAAAATAAAAGACGTGACAGCTTTAAAACGATGAAAGATGTCGTAGTACAAATCTTTACAGAACTCGATGAACAGTCTGGTAAAGACAATACAGGTGTTACAGGAATTCCAACTGGTTACCGTCAGCTCGATAAAATGACGAGTGGCTTACAACCAAACGATTTAATTATTATCGCTGCCCGTCCATCGATGGGTAAAACTGCATTTGCATTAAATATCGCTGAAAACGTCGGAATGTCGAGTGCGAATGATTATACTGTTGCGATATTTTCTCTCGAGATGGGGGCTGAACAGCTTGCAACACGTATGATTTCTAGTGTTGGACATATTGATTCAGCTAGTTTACGTAACAGACAGTTAAATCAAGAAGAATGGGATAATTTAGCACACGTTACAGGTAAGTTATCTGATACGAATATTTTTATTGACGATACTCCAGGAATTCGAGTCAATGAAATTCGATCAAAGTGTATTAAGCTAAAAGCACAACACGGTCTAGATCTAATCATCATCGACTATTTACAACTCATCCAAGGCACAGGGCGAAATCGCGGGGAAAACCGTCAACAAGAAGTATCTGAAATTTCACGTATGTTAAAAGCACTTGCACGTGAAATGGAGTGCCCAGTTATTGCGTTATCACAACTCTCACGTAGTGTAGAATCACGTCAAGATAAGCGTCCAATGATGAGTGACTTACGTGAATCTGGTTCGATTGAGCAAGATGCGGATATCGTATCATTTTTATACCGTGATGATTATTATAACCGCGGTGAAGGTGAAGATGATGAAGGTACACAAAGTACACAAGATGAAATAGAAATCATTCTAGCTAAACATCGTAACGGACCAACAGGTACAGTAAAACTGATGTTCAATAAGCAACATAGTAACTTTATAGATCTCGCAGTTGAAAATTATGAAGAGGGTTATATCCCTCCAGAGATACCTTAG
- a CDS encoding ABC transporter ATP-binding protein, with protein MKKTILEVNGLKVNFKTYAGKVQAVRNVTFDVKEGETLAIVGESGSGKSVTSQAIMQLLPIPPAIYEDGEILFNDTNLLSLSDKEMEKVRGNDISMIFQDPMTSLNPTMKIGKQITEVMLKHQKVSKSEANRRAVELLELVGITEPEKRVKQYPHEFSGGMRQRVVIAIALAANPKLLIADEPTTALDVTIQAQILEVMKRVQKKFNTSIIFITHDLGVVANVADRVAVMYAGEIVEIGTVEDIFYNPQHPYTWGLLGSMPDLGSSREEKLRTIPGTPPDLTDPPKGDAFAARNPYAMRIDYEKNPPMFKVSDTHMAKTWRLHPNAPKTEIPEIIKARYSKYNLKDGESVE; from the coding sequence ATGAAAAAAACAATATTAGAAGTGAATGGCTTAAAAGTAAATTTTAAAACATATGCTGGTAAAGTTCAGGCAGTTCGTAATGTAACTTTTGACGTTAAAGAAGGGGAAACACTTGCGATTGTTGGTGAATCAGGATCAGGTAAAAGTGTAACGTCACAAGCGATTATGCAATTACTTCCTATTCCACCAGCGATTTATGAAGACGGAGAAATTTTATTTAATGATACAAATCTTTTATCATTATCTGATAAAGAAATGGAAAAAGTACGTGGTAACGATATTAGTATGATTTTCCAAGATCCAATGACAAGTTTAAACCCGACGATGAAAATTGGTAAACAGATTACAGAGGTAATGTTAAAACACCAAAAGGTTTCTAAGTCTGAAGCGAATCGTCGTGCGGTTGAGTTATTAGAACTTGTTGGTATTACAGAGCCTGAAAAGCGTGTAAAACAGTATCCACACGAATTTTCAGGGGGAATGAGACAGCGCGTAGTCATTGCGATTGCACTCGCTGCTAATCCGAAGTTACTCATCGCAGACGAACCAACAACAGCACTAGACGTGACAATTCAAGCACAAATTTTAGAAGTAATGAAACGCGTGCAAAAGAAATTTAACACATCAATTATTTTCATCACACATGACTTAGGGGTAGTTGCAAACGTTGCAGATAGAGTTGCTGTAATGTATGCAGGTGAAATTGTAGAGATTGGAACGGTTGAAGATATTTTTTATAATCCACAACATCCCTATACGTGGGGCTTACTCGGTTCGATGCCAGATTTAGGATCTAGTCGAGAAGAAAAACTACGCACGATTCCTGGTACACCACCAGATTTAACGGATCCACCAAAAGGTGATGCATTCGCAGCGAGAAATCCATATGCGATGCGTATTGATTATGAGAAGAACCCACCGATGTTTAAAGTTAGTGACACACATATGGCGAAAACTTGGAGACTCCATCCTAACGCACCAAAAACAGAAATCCCTGAAATAATTAAAGCGCGTTATAGTAAGTACAATCTAAAGGATGGTGAAAGTGTTGAGTAA
- the yycF gene encoding response regulator YycF — MPTKIVVVDDEKPIAEILEFNLQKEGYEVLIAHEGNEALDLILEEVPDLVLLDIMLPGKDGMEICREVRKKYDMPIIMLTAKDDEIDKVLGLELGADDYVTKPFSARELIARVKANLRRKTPSTEEDKTDENIMKIREISIDLDAYLVKKNDEEVELTQREFELLKYLAQYPGQVMTREHLLETVWGYDYFGDVRTVDVTVRRLREKIETDSSHPEYILTRRGVGYFIKGDD; from the coding sequence ATGCCAACTAAAATAGTCGTTGTTGATGATGAAAAGCCAATCGCGGAAATATTAGAATTTAACTTACAAAAAGAAGGTTACGAAGTTTTAATTGCGCACGAAGGAAATGAGGCGCTAGATCTTATCTTAGAAGAAGTGCCAGATTTAGTTTTACTTGATATTATGCTACCAGGTAAAGATGGTATGGAAATTTGTAGAGAAGTAAGAAAAAAGTACGACATGCCAATCATTATGTTGACTGCTAAAGATGATGAAATAGACAAAGTACTCGGTTTAGAACTCGGTGCAGATGATTATGTGACAAAACCATTTTCAGCACGTGAGTTAATTGCGCGTGTAAAAGCAAATCTAAGACGCAAGACACCTTCAACTGAAGAAGATAAAACAGATGAGAATATTATGAAAATACGTGAAATTTCAATTGACTTAGATGCATACCTTGTTAAAAAGAACGATGAAGAAGTCGAACTCACACAACGTGAATTCGAGTTATTAAAGTATTTAGCACAGTATCCAGGTCAAGTGATGACAAGAGAACATTTACTTGAGACTGTGTGGGGATATGATTACTTTGGCGACGTACGTACAGTTGACGTTACAGTACGTCGTTTAAGAGAAAAAATCGAAACAGATTCAAGTCATCCAGAATATATACTCACGCGTCGTGGTGTTGGTTACTTTATAAAAGGTGACGACTAA
- a CDS encoding ABC transporter permease yields the protein MEYEKLSPEDFEIVGVETDKAEKLSKKSISFWQEVLMRFLKNKLALIGLITLVLIIIGAIFVPMFSNFTYRQQTGDYNIAPNGTYFFGTDDLGRDIFTRVFVGARISIFIGFAAAIIDLIIGVTWGAIAGLKGGRVDEFMMRIADILTAVPYLLVVIILLVVMQPGLLPMIIALSITGWVNMARITRSEILKLKNQEYVLAARTLGASTGHLIMKHLIPNALGAILVTMTLTIPSAIFTEAFLSYLGLGVPAPLASWGTMANDGYPALQNAPWRLFFPAAFISLTIFAFNTVGDGLRDALDPKLRK from the coding sequence ATAGAATACGAAAAACTTTCTCCTGAAGACTTTGAGATTGTTGGAGTTGAAACTGATAAAGCAGAAAAATTATCAAAAAAATCAATATCCTTTTGGCAAGAAGTGTTGATGCGTTTTCTAAAAAACAAATTAGCATTAATCGGACTTATTACGCTCGTTTTAATCATTATAGGCGCGATTTTTGTACCGATGTTTTCAAATTTTACGTATCGTCAGCAAACTGGTGACTATAATATTGCACCTAACGGTACATACTTCTTCGGTACAGATGATCTAGGACGAGATATATTTACACGTGTCTTTGTCGGTGCGAGAATTTCAATATTCATCGGATTTGCTGCAGCGATTATTGACCTGATTATTGGTGTAACTTGGGGAGCGATTGCAGGGCTTAAAGGTGGCCGTGTTGACGAGTTTATGATGAGAATTGCAGACATTTTAACAGCAGTTCCATACTTATTAGTTGTTATTATTTTACTTGTTGTAATGCAACCGGGGTTACTCCCAATGATCATTGCCCTATCTATTACAGGTTGGGTAAATATGGCGCGTATTACACGCTCTGAAATTTTAAAACTTAAAAACCAAGAATATGTGCTTGCAGCGCGTACACTTGGTGCTTCTACAGGGCATCTAATTATGAAGCACTTAATACCAAACGCATTAGGTGCAATCTTAGTAACAATGACTCTTACGATTCCATCAGCAATATTCACAGAAGCATTTCTAAGTTACCTAGGACTTGGTGTACCTGCTCCGCTTGCAAGTTGGGGTACGATGGCTAACGACGGTTATCCAGCACTTCAAAATGCACCGTGGAGACTGTTTTTCCCAGCGGCATTTATTAGTTTAACTATTTTTGCGTTTAATACTGTTGGAGATGGACTACGTGACGCACTAGATCCAAAGTTAAGGAAGTGA
- a CDS encoding ABC transporter permease: MLAYIGKRLLYIFIALWLIVTATFFLMRIAPGNPFASERALPPEIEANLNAQYGLDNPWYIQYKDYLFDTAKGDFGTSMKYKYRETNDIIKESFPVSMTLGLEAMFIAVAFGVLIGVIGALFHNRWPDYLTTIIAVLGISIPSFVMATLLQYYLALKLNIFPIAGWKGFIYSILPAIALAATPMAFIAKLTRSSMLEETNSEYVKMAKAKGIKKVVITYKHALRNALLPVVTYLAPLTAGVVTGSFVIEEIFSIPGLGKHFVNSISNRDYTVIMGTTVFYSIILLLAVLIVDILYGFIDPRIKVGGGKSK, translated from the coding sequence GTGTTAGCATACATAGGTAAAAGACTCTTATATATATTTATTGCATTGTGGTTAATTGTGACTGCAACATTCTTCTTAATGAGAATTGCACCAGGTAACCCATTTGCATCAGAGCGTGCATTACCTCCAGAAATTGAAGCAAATTTAAACGCACAATACGGTTTAGATAACCCGTGGTACATTCAATATAAAGATTATTTATTTGATACTGCTAAGGGTGACTTTGGTACATCAATGAAGTATAAATATCGTGAAACTAACGATATTATTAAAGAAAGTTTCCCGGTATCAATGACACTCGGTTTAGAAGCAATGTTTATTGCGGTTGCATTTGGTGTGTTAATCGGAGTTATCGGAGCGTTGTTCCATAATAGATGGCCCGATTATCTTACAACGATAATCGCTGTACTCGGTATATCCATACCATCATTTGTAATGGCGACTTTACTTCAGTACTATTTAGCACTGAAATTAAATATATTCCCAATCGCAGGATGGAAAGGTTTTATTTATTCGATATTACCTGCGATCGCTTTAGCAGCAACACCAATGGCATTTATTGCGAAATTGACGAGATCTTCAATGCTTGAAGAAACAAATTCTGAATATGTAAAAATGGCAAAAGCTAAAGGAATTAAAAAAGTTGTGATTACTTATAAACACGCACTAAGAAACGCGTTATTACCAGTAGTTACTTATTTAGCACCATTAACTGCTGGTGTTGTTACAGGTAGTTTCGTAATTGAGGAAATCTTCTCAATTCCAGGACTCGGTAAACACTTCGTAAATAGTATTTCAAACCGTGATTACACGGTAATTATGGGTACGACAGTGTTCTACTCTATTATTTTATTACTCGCAGTACTCATTGTAGATATTCTCTATGGATTTATAGATCCACGTATTAAAGTCGGAGGAGGCAAATCGAAATGA